The DNA region CGCAGCGACATCGGATGCTCGAAGGCGAGGATCTCCCAGCCCTGTTCCGTCGCGTGCTTGCGCAGGACGCGGTCGGGGTTGACCGCGTGCGGCCGTCCGACGACCTCGAGGAGCGGGATGTCGGTGCTCGAGTCGGTGTACGCGTGGCACTGGGTGAGGTCGTAGCCGTACGTCGCCGCGAGCTGCTTCGCGGCGACGGCCTTGTTCTCGCCGTAGCAATAGAAATCGACTTCGCCCGAGTAGCGGCCGTCCACGATCTGCATCCGTGTGGCCACGCTGCGCGTCGCGCCGAGCATTTCGGCGACCGGCGCGACGACCTCCTCGCCCGTCGCCGACAGGACCACGACGTCGTGTCCGTCCGCGCGATGGGACGAGATCAGTTCCGCGGCCTCCGCGTACACGAGCGGATCGACGACGTCGTGCAGTGTTTCGCGGACGATCGCGGACACCTGCGCGACGTCCCATCCGGTGCACAGCGCGGAAACCTCGGCACGCATCCGCTCGGTCTTCGCCGCGTCCGCGCCCGCGAGGGAGAAGACGAGCTGGGCGTACGCACTGCGAAGGGCGGCTCGGCGGTTGATCAGGCCTTCGCGCAAAAGCGGCTTACTGAAGGCCAGGGCGCTCGATGACGCGATGATCGTCTTGTCGAGATCGAAGAACGCCGCGACCTGGCTCGGCGTCGTGCTGGGTCGGTCCACTCGCCAAGGATAGGAGAGCCGGGCGGCCGGGCGCCCGTTGGTCGACCACGATCGGGATACGACGGTGGAAAATTCACGACCGCGTACCCGGTCCGGCGCGTCGTGCCGTTATCGAATTGTGGGTACCGGCGCCGCCCGCAACGGGCCGGTATCGGAGTTACAGTGAGATTGCCCGGTGTCGCACCGGGCCCAGGTTCAGTCCGACCCCCGGGGCTGAACCCCAGGCGGCCCTCGTCCCTCCCCCCTGGCGAGGGCCGCCTCCTATTTCCCCGTCGTGCCAATGGTTCAGACCTAGTCGGCCGCGGAAACCTATTCAGGGCAAGGTCGAATCGCCCGTAGTTCGTTAACTTTCCTTTCTCTCAAGGGTTTCCTGTGTCCAGCAGGGCTCCGCATCCCATAGCGGAGGGGACCGACAGAAATCGCGGGAAACCGGTTTCCCGAGGCGGAGTTGTCCACAACACCCCGGTTGTCCACAGGCGGGACGGAATGGCGTTGTGCGCGGTGGGGAAGTGGCGCGACCGTGGAAGTCGTCACCCGAGTCCGACCGAATCACTGGGGGAGTCATGACCGCGGAACATCCGCTCGTCGTCGCCGGAGACGACGTCCTGCTCGACGAGATCCTGCGCGTGGCGGCGGCCGCGGGTTGCGAGGTCGAACGAGCACCCGATCTCGACGCCGCCCGCGGGAGATGGGCCCGTGCGCCGCTCGTGGTGCTCGACGAGGAGGCCGCGAGCGCGCCGAACCGGCTGCTGCGGCGGAACAAGGTCCTGCTCGTCTGCAAGGGCGCGCCGACGCCGGTGACGTGGGAGCGGGCCGTCAACACCGGTTCGGAGAAGGTCCTTTCGCTGCCGGACGAGGAAAGCGACCTCATCGGCGAATTCGCCGACGTCGTCGACGGGCCGGCACGGGACGACGGAGTCGTCATCGGGATCATCGGCGGACGAGGCGGGGCCGGGGCTTCCGTGCTCGCGGCCGCCGTCGCGTACCGGGCGGAGAAGTCCGGCACCGGCGGGCTGCTCGTCGACTGCGATCCGCTCGGCGGCGGGGTCGACGTCCTCCTCGCCGCCGAACGCGATCGCGGGCCGCGCTGGCCGGAACTCGAACTCGGCGGCAGAGTGTCCATGGCCGCCTTGAGCGAAGCCCTGCCGCGAAAGAAGTACGCGACCGGCTCACTGTCCTTTGTGTCCTATGGCAGGGAAGGCCGCGGGCCAGGGCCCGATGCGATCGAGGGCGTGCTGTGCGCCGGACGCCGGGCGGGGCGGACGGTCGTCTGCGATCTGCCGAGGTATTTCGGCGCCGAGACGTCCACCGTGATCGGGCTGGCCGATCTGGTCGTGGTCGTCGTCCCCGCCGAACTCCGCGCCTGCGCGGCGGCGAAACAGGTCCTCGCCAGGATCGAGCCCCACGCGAACCGGATCGGTGTCGCGGTACGGGGGCCGTCGCCCGCCGGGCTGATCCCGCAGGAGATCGCCGACGCCGTCGGCGTTCCGCTCATCACCTCGATGGGCCGCGAGCGCTCCCTCGCGGCGGCTCTCGACCGCGGTGAGTTCGTCCTGAGGCATCGCGGGCATCTGGCCACCGCCGCCACCGAAGTCCTCGCCGCCGCGCGCGGACAGCTGGCCGGTGCCTCGCGATGACCGACGATCTGGTCGAGCGGGTACGGCGGCGCCTGGCCGGATCGGCCGCCCCGGCGGATCCGGTGAGCGTCGCGCGGGCGGTCCGCGCCGAAGCCGGTGGCGCGCTCGGTCAGGAGGCCGTCCTCGGCGCGGTCCGGCTGGCCCGTGACGAGTTCGTCGGAGCCGGTCCGCTGGCACCACTGCTCGACAAACCCGGTGTCACCGACGTTCTCGTCACGGCACCCGACGAGGTCTGGACCGATACCGGTGAAGGCATCCGCCTGACGGACGTTCGGTTCGCCGACGAGGAAGCCGTCCGCAGGCTGGCTCAGCGGCTCGCCCTGGCGGGCGGGCGGCGCCTCGACGACGCTCAACCCTTCGCCGACTGCTGGCTTCCGGGAGTGGGGCCGCAAGGCCGGGTCCGGATGCACGCGGTCCTCCCGCCGATCGCGCCGGCCGGGACCGCCCTCTCGCTCCGCGTTCTCCGGCCCGCCACCCATGATCTCGCCGAACTCCGGTTGCGCGGAGTGTTCGGCCCCAGCGGGGCGGAGTTGCTCGGCTCGATCATCCGGCGGCGGCTCGCGTTCCTGGTCTCCGGCGGGACAGGGGCGGGCAAGACGACCCTGCTCTCCGCGTTGCTCGGCGCGGTGCCCCCGGCCGAACGCATCGTGTGCGTCGAGGACGCCGGAGAACTGCAACCGGACCATCCGCAGTTCGTCAGCCTGCTCACCCGCCCGGCCAACGTCGAGGGCGCGGGCGAGGTCGGGCTGAGCGAGCTGGTGCGGCAGGCGTTGCGCATGCGCCCGGACCGGCTGGTCGTGGGCGAAGTACGCGGTGGCGAGGTCATCGCGTTGCTCAACGCCATGAACACCGGGCACGAGGGCGGCGGCTGCACCGTGCACGCCAATTCACCCGAGGACGTCCCCGCGCGGCTGGAGGCGCTGGCCGCGCTCGGCGGATTGAAACGGGACGCGCTGCACAGCCAGCTGACCGCGGCGGTGCGGGTGGTCCTGCACATGCGCCGCCTGCCGAGCGGCATCCGGCGGCTGGACGAGGTCGGTGTCCTCCGGTCCTTTCGAGGCGAGGCCAAGGTCGTTCCCGTCTGGAGCAAGGGCGCCTGGATCGGCGACGAGACGCCGTTCGAGGAGATGGCGGCATGAACCCGTGGTTCCTTCTCTCCTGGGGTGCGGGTCTCGCCTGCTGGCCGAAGCCGATGGCGCGCACTCCGATCGCCTGGCGGCTGCCTCGCACCGTCCGGGTGGGCTGGTGGCCGCTCCCCGCGTCGCTCGCTTTGGCCTTCCTCGGAATCGGCTGGGCGGTGGCGACGCTGGTCTTCACCTTGACCGTCCGCCAGGAGTACCGGTGGCGGGCACGGGAGAAGACGGCGCTGGCCGAAGCGGAACTCACCGGGTCCGTGCTTCGGACCATGATCGGCGAACTCCGCGCGGGCGCCCATCCGGTCGCCGCGGCCGAGGCCACCGCGGAGGCGGTGCCCGCGGCGTCCGGCCGGCTGCGCGGGCTCGTCGCGGCCGCCCGATTCGGTGGCGACACCGCCGCCGATCAGAACGCGCCACCGGCGCTGGCGAACGCGTGGGCGCTCGCGAACCGGTTCGGGCTGCCGATGGCCGAGGTACTCGATGCCGCGCGACGGGACGCCGAGGCGGAGATCGGCTTCCGCCGTCGTCTCAAAGCCAAGATGGCGGGCCCCAGGGCGAGCGCCGCCGTGCTCGCGGCGCTCCCGCTGATGTGCTTGGGGCTCGGCGAGGCGATGGGGGCGGGTCCGCTCCACGTCCTCACCGGGACGGGCGCCGGGCAACTGTCGCTCGTCGTGGGCAGCGGGCTGATCTGGGCGGGCACGGCCTGGTGCCGGGCTCTCACCGGCCGGGTGGCCCCATGCTGACCGGAGCGGCGCTGATCCTGCTGGGCGGTGCCGTCTTCTGCTGGCCGCGCGTCATCCGTGCCACGGAGCGGCCTAGGTGGCTCCGGTCGAAGGGGAGAACGTCCCGCGACAAAGGTGTTTCCGAACTACTCCGGTCCGCGGCCACCCTCGACCTGCTGGCCGCCTGCCTGGACGGCGGGCTTCCGGTACCCGTCGCGCTCGAAGCCGTCGCACCGACGGCTTCACCGAAGACCGCGGCGGCACTGCGCTCGGTGGCGTCGCATCTCGCCGTGGGCATCGGACCGGCGGAAGCGTGGGCCCCGGTCCGCGACCGGCCCGGCCTGACCGAACTGTCCGTCGCCGCCGTCCGCACGGCGAGGGCGGGCACCGCGCTCGCCACCCACGCGAAAGACCTCGCGCGAAGACTGCGCGAGTCGCTCTCCGCCGAAGCCGAGGAACGAGCCGAACGGGCCGGCGTGCTGCTGGCGGCACCGATCGGCCTCTGCTTTCTCCCCGCGTTCCTCTGCCTCGGCGTCCTGCCCGTCGTGCTCGGCCTCGCCGGTCGTCTCGACTTCCTCTGATCGAAAGGCGCTCCCCATGTACAAGCTCCCCACCTTCCGTGAAGACGACGGCATGGCGACGGTCGAGTACGCCATCGCCACCCTGGCCGCCGCCGCGCTGGGGGCCGTCCTCTACTTGGTCATCGACAGCGAAGCAGTCCGTGCCGGGCTCACCGCGCTCATCGAGCGGGCCTTGTCGGTGAAGTTCTGATGGCCGACCGTGGCTCCGTCACGGTGGAGGCCGCGCTCGGCATCGGCGCGCTGACCTTCCTCTCGGCCCTGTTGTTCGCCGGGATCGGCGTCGCCTCCGACCAGCTCCGCTGCACCGACGCGGCCCGCGAGGCGGCGAGGCTCCTCGCCCGTGGGCAGCCCGCCCGAGCCGAACAGGCGGTCCGGGAGATCGCGCCGTCCGGCGCTCGGCTGGACGTCGCCCGTGAAGGCGACACGATCACCGTCGGCGTCGAGGCCGAACCGGTGGCCGGGCTCCTGCCGGGTATCCGGCTGCACTCCCGTGCCTTCGCCGTCGCCGAGCCGGGGGCCGGGCCGTGACCGAGAGCCTGTCGGCCGAAGGGCCCCGCTGTCGCGGTGGCGCCCTGCCGGAGTCGGTCGCGGCTGCGGGTCCACCTGCGGACACCGAGGACGACCGTGGTGTCGCGACCGTCTGGACCGCCTCGATGGTCGCGGTCCTGGTGTGCGCGGCGGCGTTCGTCTTCTGGATCGGCGCCGTCGTCACGGCCCGGCACCGAGCGGAGGCCGCCGCCGATCTGGCTGCGCTCGCGGCCGCCTCACACGCGACGGCGGGGCCCGGCGCGGCCTGCGAGCGGGCCCGTGAGGTCGCCGCCCGGATGTCGGTCACGCTGCTCACCTGCCGGTGGGAGCGCGGCGATGCCCTGGTCGAGGTGCGATCGGAGCCGTCTGGACGGCCGGCGGTCACCGGACGGGCGGAGGCACGGGCCCGGGCGGGGCCGGTCGACCGGTCACCGTGACGGGCGTCGCACGACGAACGGTCGTCCAGTGGTGACCGGCCGGTAGTACGCGTGAGTAACCGCTCGGCGCGAGCAGCGGTCGTTGACGCACGGCGAGCGGTCGAAGCCATGATCAGCTCGCCGCCGAACGGCCGTCCGCCGCTCACCGTGAGCGCCGTCACGCCGGGCGGAAGCCCAGGTCGGCTGCGACGAACGGCCCCGGACCGGTCGTGCACGCCCGTTAATCGGACGTCTGGCGTTCGGTCCGTCCGGTCGGGCTACCGCGCGTTCATCGCTAAGTAACCGCCGG from Amycolatopsis sp. EV170708-02-1 includes:
- a CDS encoding DUF4244 domain-containing protein, whose product is MYKLPTFREDDGMATVEYAIATLAAAALGAVLYLVIDSEAVRAGLTALIERALSVKF
- a CDS encoding Rv3654c family TadE-like protein, encoding MTESLSAEGPRCRGGALPESVAAAGPPADTEDDRGVATVWTASMVAVLVCAAAFVFWIGAVVTARHRAEAAADLAALAAASHATAGPGAACERAREVAARMSVTLLTCRWERGDALVEVRSEPSGRPAVTGRAEARARAGPVDRSP
- a CDS encoding TadE family type IV pilus minor pilin, which gives rise to MADRGSVTVEAALGIGALTFLSALLFAGIGVASDQLRCTDAAREAARLLARGQPARAEQAVREIAPSGARLDVAREGDTITVGVEAEPVAGLLPGIRLHSRAFAVAEPGAGP
- the ssd gene encoding septum site-determining protein Ssd; amino-acid sequence: MTAEHPLVVAGDDVLLDEILRVAAAAGCEVERAPDLDAARGRWARAPLVVLDEEAASAPNRLLRRNKVLLVCKGAPTPVTWERAVNTGSEKVLSLPDEESDLIGEFADVVDGPARDDGVVIGIIGGRGGAGASVLAAAVAYRAEKSGTGGLLVDCDPLGGGVDVLLAAERDRGPRWPELELGGRVSMAALSEALPRKKYATGSLSFVSYGREGRGPGPDAIEGVLCAGRRAGRTVVCDLPRYFGAETSTVIGLADLVVVVVPAELRACAAAKQVLARIEPHANRIGVAVRGPSPAGLIPQEIADAVGVPLITSMGRERSLAAALDRGEFVLRHRGHLATAATEVLAAARGQLAGASR
- a CDS encoding TadA family conjugal transfer-associated ATPase, with translation MTDDLVERVRRRLAGSAAPADPVSVARAVRAEAGGALGQEAVLGAVRLARDEFVGAGPLAPLLDKPGVTDVLVTAPDEVWTDTGEGIRLTDVRFADEEAVRRLAQRLALAGGRRLDDAQPFADCWLPGVGPQGRVRMHAVLPPIAPAGTALSLRVLRPATHDLAELRLRGVFGPSGAELLGSIIRRRLAFLVSGGTGAGKTTLLSALLGAVPPAERIVCVEDAGELQPDHPQFVSLLTRPANVEGAGEVGLSELVRQALRMRPDRLVVGEVRGGEVIALLNAMNTGHEGGGCTVHANSPEDVPARLEALAALGGLKRDALHSQLTAAVRVVLHMRRLPSGIRRLDEVGVLRSFRGEAKVVPVWSKGAWIGDETPFEEMAA
- a CDS encoding type II secretion system F family protein, with translation MNPWFLLSWGAGLACWPKPMARTPIAWRLPRTVRVGWWPLPASLALAFLGIGWAVATLVFTLTVRQEYRWRAREKTALAEAELTGSVLRTMIGELRAGAHPVAAAEATAEAVPAASGRLRGLVAAARFGGDTAADQNAPPALANAWALANRFGLPMAEVLDAARRDAEAEIGFRRRLKAKMAGPRASAAVLAALPLMCLGLGEAMGAGPLHVLTGTGAGQLSLVVGSGLIWAGTAWCRALTGRVAPC
- a CDS encoding HAD family phosphatase, producing the protein MDRPSTTPSQVAAFFDLDKTIIASSSALAFSKPLLREGLINRRAALRSAYAQLVFSLAGADAAKTERMRAEVSALCTGWDVAQVSAIVRETLHDVVDPLVYAEAAELISSHRADGHDVVVLSATGEEVVAPVAEMLGATRSVATRMQIVDGRYSGEVDFYCYGENKAVAAKQLAATYGYDLTQCHAYTDSSTDIPLLEVVGRPHAVNPDRVLRKHATEQGWEILAFEHPMSLRTRIPARSAGLVALGAFAAGATWYGYNRRKRTR
- a CDS encoding type II secretion system F family protein; this encodes MLTGAALILLGGAVFCWPRVIRATERPRWLRSKGRTSRDKGVSELLRSAATLDLLAACLDGGLPVPVALEAVAPTASPKTAAALRSVASHLAVGIGPAEAWAPVRDRPGLTELSVAAVRTARAGTALATHAKDLARRLRESLSAEAEERAERAGVLLAAPIGLCFLPAFLCLGVLPVVLGLAGRLDFL